The Desulfocurvibacter africanus subsp. africanus DSM 2603 genome includes a region encoding these proteins:
- a CDS encoding DUF2254 domain-containing protein, with protein sequence MLQRSRLQAFWYKVDSSFWFRPTLMVLAAIALAVTTLALDDFLEDKVLTRIPLIYGGGPEAAQTILSTIGSSMVNVVSVTFSITIVALSLASTQFGPRLLNNFMRDESNQYVLGFFVATFIYCLLIIRAIRVDEIFIPHLSVTIGIILAITAFFVLIYFIHHIASSIKAETLVHIVDKELVKTIEQLCPKPIDASTEEPEPVPDLPEDFEENSAVAPALEHGYLQALEIDGLVRLAKEKDLIFVLAYKPGEYIVQGTPLLRAWPRTSLNRDVVKNVNDQFVIGSMRTPFQDLEYAIHQLVEIALRALSPGINDTFTALGCIDRLGSALALLARRRMPHIAHRDDSGRLRVITHANTFAGAMNAAFNAIRQNSAHNAAVTIRMLEVLQAVAVFVRTSERKESVRRHADMILRAAERNLPEDDDRADVRRRYDELLQMLKRPGIKKSGSVDA encoded by the coding sequence ATGCTGCAACGCTCCAGACTGCAGGCCTTTTGGTACAAGGTCGATTCCAGCTTCTGGTTTCGGCCGACGCTCATGGTGCTGGCTGCCATCGCCTTGGCCGTAACAACCCTCGCGCTCGACGACTTTCTCGAGGACAAGGTTCTCACACGCATCCCGCTCATCTACGGCGGCGGGCCAGAAGCGGCGCAGACCATCCTCTCGACCATCGGCTCGTCCATGGTCAACGTGGTGTCCGTGACCTTTTCCATCACCATCGTGGCTCTGTCCCTGGCCTCGACGCAGTTCGGCCCCCGGCTGCTCAACAATTTCATGCGCGACGAAAGCAACCAGTACGTGCTGGGCTTCTTCGTGGCCACATTCATCTACTGCCTGCTCATCATCCGCGCCATCCGCGTGGACGAAATATTCATTCCGCACCTGTCCGTGACCATCGGCATCATCCTGGCCATCACGGCCTTCTTCGTGCTCATCTACTTCATCCACCACATCGCCTCGTCCATAAAGGCCGAGACCCTCGTGCACATCGTGGACAAGGAACTGGTCAAGACCATCGAGCAGCTTTGTCCTAAGCCCATAGACGCTAGCACCGAAGAGCCCGAGCCGGTCCCCGACTTGCCAGAGGATTTCGAGGAAAACTCAGCAGTGGCTCCGGCCCTGGAGCACGGCTACCTGCAGGCCCTGGAGATCGACGGACTCGTCCGCTTGGCCAAGGAAAAGGATCTCATCTTCGTCCTGGCCTACAAGCCTGGGGAGTATATCGTGCAGGGAACGCCGCTCCTGCGCGCCTGGCCGCGCACGTCCCTGAACCGCGATGTGGTGAAGAACGTGAATGATCAGTTCGTCATCGGCAGCATGCGCACTCCATTCCAGGATCTGGAGTACGCCATCCATCAATTGGTGGAAATTGCTTTGCGCGCCCTGTCGCCCGGCATCAACGATACGTTCACGGCCCTGGGCTGCATCGACCGCCTCGGCTCGGCCCTGGCCCTGCTGGCGAGGCGGCGCATGCCCCACATCGCTCACCGCGACGACAGCGGCCGGTTGCGCGTAATCACGCACGCCAACACCTTCGCCGGGGCCATGAACGCGGCCTTCAACGCCATCCGCCAAAACAGCGCGCACAATGCAGCCGTGACCATCCGCATGCTCGAGGTGCTACAGGCCGTGGCCGTGTTCGTGCGGACCAGCGAACGAAAGGAGAGCGTTCGACGCCACGCCGACATGATCCTGCGCGCGGCCGAGCGCAACCTGCCCGAAGATGACGACCGTGCCGACGTACGCCGGCGTTATGACGAACTCCTGCAGATGTTGAAAAGACCAGGCATTAAAAAATCGGGTTCAGTTGATGCGTAG